One window from the genome of Paramisgurnus dabryanus chromosome 24, PD_genome_1.1, whole genome shotgun sequence encodes:
- the LOC135721793 gene encoding granzyme E-like, whose protein sequence is MDHGIVGGKVSIPHSRPYMVYIRDTQTHAACGGFLVRKDFVMTAAHCKKDHLMVYLGVNDTNHLPKGIEVDAFPHEGFANMAGDDIMLLKLKTPATLNKMVNIIALPDTNKEEISTNCMAMGWGSQKYNKESLSRVLKEVNLTLLDSENCARPHTLCTKAEAGPAQGDSGGPLICGNEAVGIVSSYITNDFTIYLTMYTKISHYLPWIHKTMNGFL, encoded by the exons ATGGATCATGGTATCGTTGGCGGTAAGGTGTCCATTCCACACAGCCGCCCATACATGGTCTACATTcgtgacacacaaacacatgcagcATGTGGTGGATTTCTGGTAAGGAAAGATTTTGTGATGACGGCTGCCCACTGCAAAAAAGA TCATCTCATGGTGTATTTGGGTGTTAATGACACAAATCATTTACCTAAGGGGATAGAGGTCGACGCCTTtccacatgaaggttttgcaaACATGGCAGGTGATGACATCATGCTACTAAAG CTTAAAACCCCAGCAACTTTAAACAAGATGGTGAATATCATTGCCCTGCCAGATACTAATAAAGAGGAAATCTCAACTAACTGCATGGCCATGGGTTGGGGCTCGCAGAAATACAATAAGGAGTCTCTATCAAGAGTCTTGAAAGAAGTGAACTTGACTCTTTTAGACTCTGAAAATTGTGCCAGACCCCACACTTTATGCACTAAGGCAGAAGCCGGGCCAGCACAG GGAGACTCTGGCGGTCCACTTATTTGTGGAAATGAAGCAGTGGGCATTGTGTCTTCCTACATAACGAATGATTTTACAATCTACCTTACAATGTATACTAAAATCTCTCACTACCTTCCATGGATTCATAAAACCATGAATGGATTTCTTTAA